TTCTGGTTGAAGAACGTAAGGAATTGATTTATGAACTGGACCTTCACAAGCTGCAAGCGTTGCTGCAGCTGTACTGAACCCAACATATTTTAAGAAATCACGACGAGTAGTTGATGACGAAGATAATGAGTCTTTGTCTGATAAAAATTCATCAGTTGGAATTTCTTCCACAAATTCATTATTTCTAAGCGCCTCAACAATAGAACTATTTTCGTTTAGTTCCTCAACACTTTTCCAGTATTTTTTGTTAGATGACATCGTATATATAGTATTAAGCTTCTAAATTAATTTTAATAGTGACATTTTCCACATTCTAAACCTCCCATTTGTGCTGCAGTTAATTTTTCTACACCATATTTTTTAGAAAGTTCTTCGTGAATTTTTGTGTAATATGCATTTCCTTCCATTTTCACGTCAGTTTCACGGTGACAATTGATACACCAACCCATTGTTAGAGGTGCAAACTGTTTTTGAATTTCGTACGTTTCTACTGGACCGTGACATTTTTGACATTCAATACCTGCCACAGTAACGTGTTGAGAGTGATTGAAGTATGCAAAATCTGGAAGATTGTGAATTCTAACCCATTTTACTGGACTAGTTTTTCCTGTATATTTTTGAGCTGCTTTATCCCAACCTACAGCATCGTAAAGTTTTTGTATTTGTGCATCATAAAATGCTTTTGAATACTCAGGAGTAGCAGTTGTATCAGCAACTTCAGAAATGTTTTTGTGACAGTTCATACAAACATTTAACGAAGGGATTCCAGCATTTTTACTAACTCTTGCTGCAGAGTGACAGTATTTACAATCAATACCGTTGCTTCCTGCATGTATTCTGTGAGAATAATGAATTGGTTGTACTGGAGCATAATCTTGGTCGACACCAACTTGCATCATCCATCCATAAACAAAATAACCACTTGAAAGCAACAAGAAGATTGAAGAAACTAATACTAAAAACTGATTTTTAGCGAATGCTTTCCAAATTGGCATTGAAGCTTCTTTTTGAGCTACTTCTATTCCATTTGCTTTAGCTACTTTAGATAACACATTATTAACAAAGAATAACATAATTACCAACATAAACATCACTAAAGCTAATGCTCCAAGGATTACATTGTTTGAAATTCCACTATCATTGTTTCCTCCTGTTGGCAATGTTCCAGCTGTAGCAGTAGTTGGTTCTGGTTTTGGCTCAGATGTATAGGCAATAATATTATCAATATCAGTAGTCGATAATTGAGGAAAAGCAGTCATAACAGACTTATTATTTTCTTCAAACAACTTTACCGCAACTGGATCACCAGCTTTGATCATTGCAGAACTATTTGCAACCCATTTGTAAATCCATTCCATTTTGTGCTTGTTCGCAACACCTCTTAATGCTGGACCAGTTGATTTTGCATCTAACTTGTGACAAGCTGCACAATTTGAATTAAACAAAGCTTTCCCTGCCGCTACATCGCCACCAGCTGAAACTGGAGCTGCTGCATCTGCTGCTGGTTCGGTTTGTGAAAATGAGTTTAAGGAGAATGTTAGCATTAGCGCTAAACAAAAGAGTATATTCCTTGAAATCGAATGATGGTTACCCACTTTTTTCATATTTTATTAATGATTATCGACTAATTTGGCACGATTTTTTATGTTTAAAATTACCTGAAAAACCGATGCTTTATTAAAAACTTGCACAAAAATACGACTTATGGTCTATTCTCAAAACCTTAAATATATCTTAAATATCAATTTATATTAATTCTAAATAATATTTTTTGTTTTGTGTAATTTATTTAGTTTTACATTTGTATTAAAATCAAATCATTATGAAATTTTCAAAGCTTATCAAACCCTTTTTTTTATTGATATTTTTTAGTCAAATTAGTTTAAATTCCTACTGTCAAGAAGGAATTGTTAATGTTTCTCAAGACTCTAAATTTGAGCAATTGTTAAATGAAAAAAGAAAAATAAACAGTTCAATAACAATAACTGATCGTTATAAAATTCAAATTTTCAATGGTGACAGTGAAAATTCAAAAAAGCAATTAATGTCTTTCAAAAAAGATTTTAGCAATATTGATTGTACTATTGTTTTTAGTACACCTTTATATAAAGTTTGGGTTGGAAATTTTAAAAGTAGAATTGAAGCAGAAAGAAATTTGTTAGAGATAAAAAAGAAATTTCCGAAAGCGTTTTTAGTCAAACCAAATAAATAATATCAAAAAAAATCCCGAGTAATACTCGGGATTTTTTTATTTCAATTTTTTCTTCACTTCTACTTCTTGATAAGCTTCGATAATATCTAATTGTTCTATGTTATTGTAGTTTTTAATCTGCATACCACAATCGTATCCTTTTGAAACTTCTTTAACATCATCTTTAAAACGTTTTAGTGTCGCTAATTCACCTGTGTGAATTACAACGCCGTCACGAATAATTCTGATTTTAGAATTTCTAAATATTTTACCATCAGTAACCATACATCCGGCAATAGTTCCAACTTTAGAAACTTTGAAAATTTCTCTGATTTCAGCAGTTCCTGTGATTTCTTCTTTCAATTCTGGAGAAAGCATTCCTTCCATTGCATCTTTTAAGTCGTCAATTGCATCATAAATAATAGAATAATTACGGATATCAATTTCTTCTTTTTCTGCAATTTGTTTTGCATTTCCAGCAGGACGAACATTAAATCCAATGATAATTGCATCAGATGCCGAAGCAAGCATTACATCAGATTCAGTAATTGCTCCAACTCCTTTGTGAATTATCTTAATCTCAATTTCTTCAGTAGATAATTTTGAGAATGAATCTGCTAATGCTTCTACTGAACCATCAACATCTCCTTTAATGATGATATTTAATTCTTTGAATTGTCCTAAAGCAATTCTTCGTCCAAGTTCAGCAAGTGTTGTATGTTTGGTAGTTCTTGCTGATTGTTCACGCATTAATTGAGTACGCTTTGCTGCGATTTGTTTTGCTTCTTTTTCATCCTCAAAAACAGAAAACTTATCGCCAGCAGTTGCAGCACCATCTAAACCTAGTACAGATACAGGAGTTGAAGGACCAGCTACTTCGATAACATTTCCTCTTTCGTCATGCATCGCTTTAATCTTACCATGGTGTTTTCCAGCCAAAACATAATCTCCAATTTTTAAAGTTCCGGCTTGTACTAATATTGTAGTTACATAACCTCTACCTTTATCTAATTGAGCTTCTACAACAGTACCAATTGCAGGTTTATTTGGATTTGCTTTTAAGTCTAAAATTTCAGCTTCAAGCAAAACTTTTTCTAATAAATCTTTTACTCCAGTTCCAACTTTTGCAGAAATATCATGTGATTGATATTTTCCTCCCCAATCTTCTACCAACAAATTCATTCCCGCTAACTGTTCCTTAATCTTTTCAGGATTAGCAGCTGGTTTATCAATTTTATTAATAGCAAAAATCATTGGAACATTTGCTGCTTGTGCGTGACTAATTGCTTCTTTAGTTTGAGGCATTATGTCATCATCGGCAGCAGCAACAATAATTGCAATATCGGTAACTTGTGCACCACGAGCACGCATTGCGGTAAACGCTTCGTGACCTGGTGTATCTAAGAATGTAATTTTTTGTCCGTTATCTAACGTTACCGCATAAGCACCAATGTGTTGTGTAATTCCACCTGATTCACCTGCAATAACATTTTCTTTACGAATATAATCTAGAAGTGAAGTTTTACCGTGGTCAACATGTCCCATAACAGTAACAATTGGAGCACGAGTTACTAAATCTTCTGGTTTATCTTCAACTTGAACTATTGACTCTTCAATGTCAGTTGTTATAAATTCAACTTCATAACCAAACTCATCTGCAACAATAGAAAGTGTTTCTGCATCAAGACGTTGATTCATGGTAACCATGATTCCTAAAGTCATACAAGTTCCGATAACTTTGGTAATTGGCACATCCATCATGGTTGCAATTTCACCAACAGTAACAAATTCGGTTACTTTTAATATTTTGCTTCCTTCTTCTTGAGCTTGTAATTCATCTTCCGTTCTTTGGCGGTGAGTATCACGTTTGTCTCTTCTATATTTTGCAGCTTTAGATTTGTTTCCTTTTCCTTGAAGACGTTCTAAAGTTTCTTTAATTTGATTTTTAACTTCTTCCTCGGTTGGTTCAACTTTTTGAACAATTGCTGGACGATTTCCTTTTTGGAAACCTGGTTTTCCGCTAAATTTAGCATTGGTATTTCCTGGAGTTATTGCTCTACCTTCGCCAGGTTTTTGAGGAATTCTTTTTCTTTTATTTTTGTTAGCAGAGTTAGAATTTGCTGCATTAACATTCGGTTTTACACCTTCTTTCTTAACTTCCTCTTTTTTCTTCTTAGGCTTATTGAATTGTGATAAATCAATAACTTGTCCTGTAAGTGTTGCTCCAGAAAGTTTTTGATATTTTGTTTCAATTGCTTCTTCGGCTGGAGCTTCTGTAGTTTCTTGCGGCTTAGTTGCTTTAACTTCCTCTTTTTTAGGTTCTTCAGCCACTTTTTCAACATTAACAACCTCTTCAGCTAATTTACTTTCTTCTTTTTTATCAGGAGAAATTTTAGGAGAAGTAGAAGCTGGTGCTTTTGGCTCTAGGTCAATTTTTCCAACTTGTTTTGGACCAGTAACTACTGCTTTAGCTTTAATCAGTTCCTGACGTTGACGTTCTTCCTCAAGCTTTCTTTTGTCTTCTATTTCTTTTTCTCTTTCAAGACGAATTGCTTCTTTTTCTTTGCGAATCTCTTCGCTGATTCCCATAGAAGCTTCTTTCTTCCCTTTGTCACCAGCAAATTCTCCACAAAGAATGTTGTATACATCATCAGAAATTTTTGTGTTTGGACTAGCTTCAATAGCAACTCCTTTATCTTTAAGATAATCCACAGCTCTTTCTAACGAAATATTCAATTCCCTTAAAACTTTATTAATCCTAATATTTCCTTCAGACATAAATACTTATTAATGTTATCTGTTTTCTTTTTCTGAAAGCTTAGTCTTCAAACTCTTCTTTCAATATTTTTATTACTTCTAAAATTGTCTCTTCTTCTAAATCAGTTCTTCTAACTAAATCATCCACATTTTGACTCAAGATACTCTTAGCCGTATCTAAACCAATTTTTGCAAACTCATCAATTATCCAACCATCAATTTCATCAATGAATTCTGTTAATTCAACATCATCATTTTCCATTTCGCTTCCTTCACGTATTACATCAAGCTCATAACCTGTCAATTGACCTGCTAATCTAATATTATGACCACCGCGACCAATAGCTTTTGAAACTTCATCTAATTTTAAGAACACTTCTGCTCTTTTTGTTTCTTCATTTATCTTTACAGAAGATACTTTTGCTGGACTTAAAGCTCTAGTAATATATAATTGTATGTTAGTAGTATAATTAATAACATCAATGTTTTCATTCCCTAATTCACGAACAATTCCATGAATACGTGAACCTTTCATTCCAACACAAGCTCCAACTGGGTCAATTCTATCATCATATGAGTCAACCGCTACTTTTGCTTTTTCGCCAGGAATTCTAACTACATTCTTTATATTAATCAAACCGTCAAATACCTCTGGAATTTCTTGTTCAAATAATTTTTCCAAAAATTTATCTGCCGTTCTAGACATAATGATTTGAGGTTTATTGCCTTTAAGCTCAACGCTTTCAATAATTCCTCTTACATTATCTCCTTTTCTAAAGAAATCTGAAGGTATTTGTTTTTCTTTTGGTAAAACTATCTCATTTCCTTCATCATCAACTAAAATAACAACTCTAGGACGAACATGATGAACTTCTGCAGTATAAATTTCGCCTATTAAATCTTTAAATTGTTTGTAAAGATTTGTGCTATCATGCTCATGAATTTTAGAAATTAAATTTTGACGTAAAGCCAAAATAGCTCTTCTTCCTAAATCAATAAGTTTTACTTCTTCTGAAACTTCCTCACCTATTTCAAAATCTGGTTCAATTTTTCTTGCTTCTGTTAATGTGATTTCTTCATTTTCTAAATCTAAATCATCATCAGCAACAACAATTCTTCTTCTCCAAATTTCCATATCTCCTTTATCAGGATTTATGATAATATCAAAATTATCGTCTGAACCGTATTTCTTTTTTAAAGCGTTTCTAAAAACATCTTCTAAAATCGCCATCAGCGTCACTCTATCAATCAGTTTATCGTCTTTAAACTCTGAAAACGAATCGATTAATGCAATATTCTCCATGCCTAATTCTTAATTAAAATATTATTGTAACAATTGCTTCTTTTATTTCTGAATATGGAACTTCTCTGTTGTGTTGAACAGTTTCTTTTCCTTTTCCTATTTTTTTCGGTTCTCTTGATGACCAAGATAACGTAATAAATTCATCGTTAACCGCTTCTAATTTGGCTTCAATAGTTTCACTAATTGTTTTAACTTTTAAAGTTCTTCCAATATTTTTTTTATATTGTCTAACACTTTTCAAAGGAGAAGAAACTCCAGCCGAGGCTACTTCTAACGAGAAATCTTGTTCTTCTCTATCCAAATTGTTCTCTATAAAACGACTAACATCAATACAGTCTTGGAGATTAACTCCATTATCACCATCTAAAGATACGGAAATTTTAAATGCTTCAGAAATTTGCAAATCCACCAAAAACAATGAAGGATTTGCTTCTAAAGCTTTTCCAATTTGTTCGCTAACTTTTTCTTTAAATGTCATCATTTTTATAAAAAGAGGGAAGCTATGGCTTCCCTCATCATTTAAAATCAAAATTGTAAATAACGCCGCAAATATAGTTATTTTTTTATAAACCAAAAAACATTGTTGAATCAAAAAATATTATTACCTTTAATGTATAAAATATACAAACCTTAATTTTAATTTTTATGAAAAAAATATTAGTCCCAACTGATTTTTCTGATTATGCTCATTACGCATTAAAAGTAGCCGCCGAAATCGCAAAAAAAAACAACGGAGAAGTTATCCTTTTACATATGTTGGAACTGCCACATCAAGCTGGCGATGCAATAGGAAGTGGTCACGACCTTCCAGAGATAATGTTATTTAAGAACACTGCCATAAGCCGATTAGAAGATTTAATGGATGATCCTTGCTTGGATGGAGTTAAAGTTTCAGAAGTTATACAATTTGAATTAGCATTTGATGGCATTATGAACATCAGTAAAAAAAACAATGTTGATTTAGTTGTTATGGGTTCACACGGAGCAAGTGGTTTCAAAGAAATGTTTATTGGTTCAAATGCTGAAAAAGTAGTTCGAAATTCTGAAATTCCAGTTTTAATAATCAAAAAAGAACAAGAAAACTTCAATATAGACAAGTTTGTATTTGCTTCTGATTTTTCTGAAGAAATTAAAAAACCTTTCGAAAAAGTAGTTGAATTTGCAAATGAATTTGACGCTGAATTAAATTTAGTGATGATAAATACGCCTAGTAGCTTTAAACCAACTCATGTCGCAAAAGACATAATGTCTAATTTTATTTCAAATTTCAACATAAGAAAATATTCTACTCACATTTATAATGACACTAACGTAGAAAATGGTGTTCTAAATTTTGCAAATTACATTGATGCAGACTTGATTGGAATGAGCACGCATGGAAGAAAAGGATTAGCACATTTTTTCAATGGAAGCATCAGTGAAGATTTAGTAAATCATGCTGTTAAACCGGTTGTAACTTTTAAAATATAAATTACTATCTTAGTTAAAACAAAAAAATCCTGCTCAATGCAGGATTTTTTGTTGGTCTACTAGGACTCGAACCTAGAAAGACTGCACCAAAAACAGTTGTGTTACCATTACACCATAGACCAATTTTGCTCAATGCGAGTGCAAATTTATAACAAATTTTATTTTACACAAGCAAAAATACTAAAAATTCAACTTATTTAAAAATGATGTTGATTACTAAGACACAACAATCTGTTTATTAATTCATTGTAATAATGTAGAAAAAATTGTTAATCCTTGAAGATTTAACGTAAAAAATAGTTTCTTTGTACCACTTTTAAAAGCAATTCACACATAATTGAACTATGCAAAACTTTAATTTCAATAAATGGAATACCATTTTAGGATGGACAGCGTTTACAATTGCACTTACAACTTACACTTTAACAGTAGAACCTACAATGAGTTTTTGGGATTGTGGAGAATACATTTCTACATCTGCAAAATTAGAAGTTGGTCATCCGCCAGGTGCGCCATTATTTCAAATTTTAGGTGCTTTCTTCGCAATGTTTGCAACGAGCAAAGAAACAATTGCTTTAATGGTTAACATGCTTTCTGTATTTTCAAGTGCATTTACTATTCTTTTCATGTTTTGGTCTTCATCAATTATTTTAAGAAAAATAGTTAAACAATTTGCAGAACTTGATAAATCAAAATCTATAGTTATACTTGGAAGTTCTTTTGTTGGTGCTTTAGCTTTTACATTCTCGGATAGTTTTTGGAATAGCGCTATTGAAGCAGAAGTTTATGCAATGGCTTCTTTATTCATAGCATTACTTTTTTGGCTGGGTTTACGATGGGAAGAAGACATGAATACTCCGAGAGGAAACAGATGGTTGTTACTGATTTCTTTACTAATTGGACTTTCATTCGGAGTTCACTTCATGGCTTTATTAACTATTCCATCAATTGGATTTTTATATTTCTTCAAAAATTACAAAAAAGTAACAGTAAAAAATTTTATAATTGCCAATATAGTTATAGTAGCCATTTTGCTTTTCATCTTTAAATTACTTTTACCTTATACACTAGCTTTCTTTGGTAAAATGGAAATTTTTATGGTAAATAGCTTTGGACTACCATTTAATTCAGGAACCATTTTTGCAGCATTGTTGATTCTTGGTTTTTTCTATTTTGGATTAAAATACACTCGAAAAAAAGGGCATCCTTTTTACAACACAATTATACTTTGCGTTTTATTTGTTTTACTTGGTTTTTCAACTTGGATGATGTTACCAATTCGTGCAAATGCTGATACACCGATAAACGAAAACAAGCCATCGGATGCTGCTGAAGTTTTAGCATACTATAATCGTGAACAATACGGAGTAAATCCATTATTTTATGGACCACAATATACCGATACTTTTGCAGGCTTAGACCCAGATGAACCTTATTTAGACAAAGCTCCTAACTACGAAAGAGATTATAAAACTGGCAAATATGTAATTGTTAACAATTATAAAAACGCCGAACAAAACACGAATAATCAACATAAAGCATTTTTACCAAGACTTTGGAGTACAGATCATATTGAAAACTATATGATTTTCACAAATCCGCCAAAATTTGAACTAAATTATGATTATCCTTTTGAAGAAGATTTAGCTCAATATGGAGTTGATATTGATAGTTTAAGCGAAGATCAAGTTGCACAAGCTGTTGGTCAATTAAAAGAAGAAATGCAAAGTAGCATTAGAGAATTCAAAAATGCATATGCTCAAAAAAAGGTTGATAACGAAGATTTGGTTAGTTTCCTTAAAAAATATGGTGATTATTTAATTGTTGAGAAACCTTCAACTTTTGACAATCTATGGTTTATGTTCGAGTACCAGTTTGGATACATGTATGGAAGATATTTACTTTGGAATTTTGTTGGAAGACAAAACGATATTCAAGGAAAATATGATAACCTAGATGGAAATTGGATGAGCGGAATTAAATTCGTTGATGAATTACATCTTGGAAAAGGAATTGACACTAATTTAACCGACGACATTAAAAACAATAAAGGTCGAAATCTTTATTATTTCCTTCCGTTCATTTTAGGAATAATTGGCTTATTGCATCATGCCAATAAAGATTTGAAAAGCTTTTATGTATTGCTTGCCTTATTTTTATTTACAGGATTGGCTCTAAAAATCTATTTAAATGAAAGACCATTTGAACCACGCGAAAGAGATTATGCGCTAGTAGGTTCTTTTTATGTCTTTGCCATATGGATTGGATTTGGTGTTTATGCAATTTATGAAAAAGCATCAAACTACGTTAAATCAAATCTAATTGGACCTGTAATTATTGGAGTTTGTCTACTTGCAGCACCAATTTTAATGGCTTCTCAAAACTGGGATGATCATGATAGAAGCGAAAAATATACTGCAGTTGCAATGGCGAAAAATTATCTTGAATCATGCGATCCAAATGCTATATTATTTACAATTGGCGATAATGATACATTCCCATTATGGTATGCCCAAGAAATTGAAAATGTAAGACCAGACGTTAAAATCGTCAATACAAGTCTGTTTATGACCGATTGGTACATCGACCAAATGAAACGCAAAACTTATACTGCAGAAGGTTTGCCTATTTCATTTACCCATCAAGAATATGTTGGTGACAACTTAGATTATGCGGTTAGAATTATCAAAACTGATGCACGTTGGGAATTAAAAGATTTAATGACTTTTATCAAACATCCTGAATCTACAATCGATTTACCAAATGGTCAAAATGTACATTTTTATCCAACTAATAAGTTCAGAATAACTATTAATAAAGATGACATTATTAAAAATAAAGTAGTTAACGAGAAATATTATGATTCCATTGTTCCATACATTGATATTGATATAAAAGATAGAGCTTTGTATAAAAACAGAATCATGATGTTGGATTTAGTGGCAAACAATAATTGGAAACGTCCTATTTACTTCACAGGTGGAAGCTTTGGTGATGATGATTATTTATGGATGAAGGATTATTTGCAACTTGACGGAATGCTTTACAAACTTGTTCCAATAAAAACAAAAGTCGACAAAGAATACCCAATTGATATGGGACAAATTGATAGCGATAAAATGTATGATTTGGTTTCAAAATGGCAATGGGGTAATGGTGACAAAACAACAATCTATCATGATCCTGAAACAAGGAAAAACAGTATTTCGTATCGAACCAACATGTCTCGCTTGATGGATCAATTGATAAAAGAAGGTAAAAATGATAAAGCCAAAAAAGTAATTGAAGAAGCTATAACTAAAATGCCAATTGATTATTATGGATATTACACAATGGTAGAACCTTTTGCTGCTGGTTATTACAAAATTGGTGAAAAAGAAAAAGCCAGAGAATTACTTGAAAAACTGATGACAAAATACAAACAAAGCTTAACTTATTTCTCAGGTATTCAGCCATCAATTCAAAATGGAATCATTTCAGATATAATTACCGATATTGAAAGATACAGAAGTTTGTTGATTACCATGAAAGAGAATGGAGATGAAGAATTTTACAATAAAAACAAACCAATATTTAATTCTTTCAATAAACGATTTACTCGTTTTGGAAGAGAAATGGAATAGATAGAATTTATTAAAATTAAAAAATGTGCAAAAATGAAATTATCGTTTTGCACATTTTTTATTGCTTATATTTACAACATGAGTGTTTGGGTTAAATCTAAAAAATGGATGAAATTAATGTTTCCAAAGTATGTTTGGAAAATAAAAACTAATGAGAAAAAAATCTATTTAACCTTTGATGACGGACCAACACCAGAAATTACAAATTGGGTTTTAAAACAATTAAAAATTTTCAACGCTAAAGCAACATTCTTTTGTATTGGAAATAACATTCAAAAATACCCAACTGTTTTTAATGGAATAATAAATGAAAAACATTCGGTTGGAAATCACACTTTCAATCATCTAAATGGATGGAAAACTGATTCTAAGAAGTATATTGAAAATACTATTCTTTGTCAATCTGAAATCAACAATCTGAACTCTGAAAATAATACTCTATTTCGTCCGCCATATGGAAAAATTAAACCTTCACAATCTCGAAAGTTGAGAAAAATGGGTTACAAAATAATTATGTGGGATATTATTTCTTTTGATTTTGATTCAACCATTTCTAAAGAAAAATGCTTAGAAAATGTTTTAAAAAACATTGAAAACGGCAGTATAGTAGTTTTTCATGACAGTCAAAAAGCATGGAAAAACCTTGAATACGTTTTACCTAAAACATTAGATTATCTAAAAGAAAAAGGATTTTCGTTTGAGAAAATTGACTAAATCTGTTCTTGAACAATAGTTATCAAAGTGTTTGCATCAAGTTCACCTGACTGACGCCAAACCATTTGACCTTCTTTGTAAATCATTAAAGTTGGAAGACCTTTTATACGAAGTGCTTCAGCTAACTCTTGATTTTTATCTACATCAATTTTAATAACTTTTGCTTTGTCACCAAGTGCTGCAGCAACATCTCTGATAACAGGATGCATAGAAACGGAAGAATCGTTCCATTCTGTATAAAAATCTATCAACACTGGTACTTGAGCGTTAATTAATTCTCCAAATTTTGACATAAAACCAAAATATTAAATTTCTTTTTTTTACAAAGAAATAAATTTATGACACAAATGTAACATTTTTAACTAATTATGCTACTTTTTTACCTTTTTTTAGTTCGATAATTGTAATTTCAGGCCAAATACCTACTCTTCCAGGATAAGCATGAAAACCAAAACCTCTATTAACATAAACATATTTTCCAAGATTTTCATATAAACCTGCCCATTGTTTATAGACATATTGAACTGGACTCCATTTTACAATTCCTGGAATTTCTATTCCAAATTGAAAACCATGTGTATGTCCCGAAAGCGTTAAATGAAAATGTTTTTCATGATTTTTAACCACATATTCCCAATGACTTGGATCGTGACTCATCAAAATCTTAAAATCTTCTTTGTTCAAATTCTCAGAAGCTTTATTTATATCGCCTTTTTCACCAAAATGTCTTCCCCAATTTTCAACACCTACCAAAGCAATTTCTTGATTATCTTTTTGAATTTTTACATTTTCATTTAATAACAATTTGAAATCAATTTGTCGATGCAA
The window above is part of the Flavobacterium sp. PMTSA4 genome. Proteins encoded here:
- a CDS encoding glycosyltransferase family 117 protein — protein: MQNFNFNKWNTILGWTAFTIALTTYTLTVEPTMSFWDCGEYISTSAKLEVGHPPGAPLFQILGAFFAMFATSKETIALMVNMLSVFSSAFTILFMFWSSSIILRKIVKQFAELDKSKSIVILGSSFVGALAFTFSDSFWNSAIEAEVYAMASLFIALLFWLGLRWEEDMNTPRGNRWLLLISLLIGLSFGVHFMALLTIPSIGFLYFFKNYKKVTVKNFIIANIVIVAILLFIFKLLLPYTLAFFGKMEIFMVNSFGLPFNSGTIFAALLILGFFYFGLKYTRKKGHPFYNTIILCVLFVLLGFSTWMMLPIRANADTPINENKPSDAAEVLAYYNREQYGVNPLFYGPQYTDTFAGLDPDEPYLDKAPNYERDYKTGKYVIVNNYKNAEQNTNNQHKAFLPRLWSTDHIENYMIFTNPPKFELNYDYPFEEDLAQYGVDIDSLSEDQVAQAVGQLKEEMQSSIREFKNAYAQKKVDNEDLVSFLKKYGDYLIVEKPSTFDNLWFMFEYQFGYMYGRYLLWNFVGRQNDIQGKYDNLDGNWMSGIKFVDELHLGKGIDTNLTDDIKNNKGRNLYYFLPFILGIIGLLHHANKDLKSFYVLLALFLFTGLALKIYLNERPFEPRERDYALVGSFYVFAIWIGFGVYAIYEKASNYVKSNLIGPVIIGVCLLAAPILMASQNWDDHDRSEKYTAVAMAKNYLESCDPNAILFTIGDNDTFPLWYAQEIENVRPDVKIVNTSLFMTDWYIDQMKRKTYTAEGLPISFTHQEYVGDNLDYAVRIIKTDARWELKDLMTFIKHPESTIDLPNGQNVHFYPTNKFRITINKDDIIKNKVVNEKYYDSIVPYIDIDIKDRALYKNRIMMLDLVANNNWKRPIYFTGGSFGDDDYLWMKDYLQLDGMLYKLVPIKTKVDKEYPIDMGQIDSDKMYDLVSKWQWGNGDKTTIYHDPETRKNSISYRTNMSRLMDQLIKEGKNDKAKKVIEEAITKMPIDYYGYYTMVEPFAAGYYKIGEKEKARELLEKLMTKYKQSLTYFSGIQPSIQNGIISDIITDIERYRSLLITMKENGDEEFYNKNKPIFNSFNKRFTRFGREME
- a CDS encoding polysaccharide deacetylase family protein, whose product is MKLSFCTFFIAYIYNMSVWVKSKKWMKLMFPKYVWKIKTNEKKIYLTFDDGPTPEITNWVLKQLKIFNAKATFFCIGNNIQKYPTVFNGIINEKHSVGNHTFNHLNGWKTDSKKYIENTILCQSEINNLNSENNTLFRPPYGKIKPSQSRKLRKMGYKIIMWDIISFDFDSTISKEKCLENVLKNIENGSIVVFHDSQKAWKNLEYVLPKTLDYLKEKGFSFEKID
- a CDS encoding thioredoxin family protein codes for the protein MSKFGELINAQVPVLIDFYTEWNDSSVSMHPVIRDVAAALGDKAKVIKIDVDKNQELAEALRIKGLPTLMIYKEGQMVWRQSGELDANTLITIVQEQI